In Panulirus ornatus isolate Po-2019 chromosome 40, ASM3632096v1, whole genome shotgun sequence, a single window of DNA contains:
- the LOC139761570 gene encoding uncharacterized protein — translation MSLLLVRLGAVLVVSCTTARILSQGTPGGDLHQPVSGEPDRVHGGSSNIIDHGGFDASFAGSEAFSSGFYDDHSGTSTVYSGYLPPKRSPDHQFNEDAGGDDQDLGAGVLIASSSTGSPGDGSGQGKGIAGDDEDSVHEHPEGVSDLPSSSSFGDGTLFRGDTDSFDIRSIAFPDQGDPFDVRGKSLDQPEDSFSEDRASSGGRDGSLGLRNTTVHGEGEVSGSSGGDGFLFVRDRYPGIYGGFLSGRALPLWYGSSWVLTAPAVTTADTYA, via the exons ATG agTCTGCTGCTGGTGAGGTTAGGTGCTGTTCTAGTGGTCTCCTGTACGACTGCTCGTATTCTCAGCCAAGGTACACCTGGCGGCGACCTTCACCAACCTGTCTCCGGTGAGCCGGATCGAGTACACGGAGGATCCTCAAACATCATAGATCATGGCGGTTTCGATGCTTCGTTTGCAGGATCTGAAGCTTTTTCCAGTGGATTCTATGATGATCATAGTGGCACCTCTACCGTCTACTCTGGTTATTTACCCCCGAAAAGAAGTCCAGATCATCAGTTCAATGAGGACGCAGGTGGGGACGATCAAGACCTAGGGGCTGGTGTTTTAATTGCCTCGTCAAGTACTGGATCACCTGGCGATGGGAGTGGCCAGGGTAAAGGCATAGCGGGGGATGATGAGGACTCCGTGCATGAACATCCCGAGGGTGTCAGCGATCTACCGAGCAGTTCAAGCTTTGGTGATGGTACTCTCTTTCGTGGCGACACGGATTCCTTCGATATCCGCAGCATCGCCTTCCCAGACCAAGGTGATCCATTTGATGTCCGTGGCAAATCCCTTGATCAACCTGAGGACTCCTTCAGCGAGGATCGTGCCTCCTCCGGTGGACGGGATGGGTCCTTAGGCCTCCGGAACACCACCGTTCATGGCGAGGGGGAAGTCTCCGGCAGCAGCGGCGGCGACGGATTCCTCTTCGTCCGTGATAGGTATCCTGGTATCTATGGTGGCTTCCTCAGTGGCCGTGCCCTCCCTCTGTGGTACGGGTCTTCCTGGGTACTAACCGCACCAGCTGTAACTACGGCAGATACGTACGCGTAG